A single region of the Salmo salar chromosome ssa16, Ssal_v3.1, whole genome shotgun sequence genome encodes:
- the LOC106573118 gene encoding caveolin-2: MGLEKENYETSIIMDEDEFNRSIEPILSKKDKVYAAIPDRDPNDINAHLKVGFDDVIAEPSSNHSFDRVWIGSHAVFELFKYVFYRILTTILAVPMAFIIGIVFGVLSCIHIWVLMPVVRSCLMALPSVQVVWSSLTDIFVTPLFHSMGRCLSSVHVKAMDN; this comes from the exons ATGGGTCTCGAAAAGGAGAACTACGAGACGAGTATTATCATGGACGAGGACGAGTTCAACAGATCAATAGAACCGATTTTGTCGAAAAAAGACAAAGTCTACGCGGCGATCCCAGACCGAGATCCCAATGACATAAACGCGCACTTAAAG GTTGGTTTTGACGATGTGATCGCAGAGCCCAGTTCCAACCACAGCTTCGACAGAGTATGGATAGGAAGTCACGCCGTCTTCGAACTGTTCAAATATGTATTCTACCGAATACTGACCACCATCCTCGCCGTTCCCATGGCATTTATCATCGGGATAGTCTTCGGGGTCCTCAGCTGTATTCATATTTG GGTGTTGATGCCGGTGGTGCGGAGCTGTCTGATGGCCCTGCCCTCTGTCCAGGTGGTCTGGAGCAGCCTTACAGACATTTTTGTCACCCCCCTCTTCCACAGTATGGGCAGGTGTCTGTCCTCTGTCCACGTCAAGGCCATGGACAACTGA